A genomic region of Candidatus Syntrophosphaera sp. contains the following coding sequences:
- a CDS encoding cytidine deaminase, with protein MNAELKALLSQAKAASAQAYAPYSGYRVGAALLCADGSIFTAANVENASYSLSSCAERNAVFQAVNAGQRDFAAIAIYVGDDKLFPPCGACRQVLAEFNPGLRIVYANRLQAIETDLATLLPQAFSLREI; from the coding sequence ATGAACGCAGAATTAAAAGCTCTTCTCTCCCAGGCCAAAGCCGCCTCTGCCCAAGCCTACGCCCCCTATTCAGGCTACCGCGTCGGCGCCGCCTTGCTCTGCGCGGATGGCAGCATATTCACCGCAGCGAATGTGGAAAACGCCTCCTATTCGCTTTCCAGCTGTGCCGAGCGCAACGCCGTCTTTCAGGCCGTGAACGCCGGCCAGAGGGACTTCGCGGCCATCGCCATCTACGTGGGCGACGACAAGCTCTTTCCCCCCTGCGGTGCCTGCCGCCAAGTATTGGCGGAGTTCAATCCCGGCCTCCGGATCGTCTATGCCAACCGCCTCCAGGCGATCGAGACCGACCTGGCCACCCTCCTGCCCCAGGCTTTTTCCTTAAGAGAGATATGA
- a CDS encoding N-acetylmuramoyl-L-alanine amidase, which yields MALLASLTALAADISFVLNPTNTTKSIPTLKLQQRDYVSFEDINATIGSIVKEELSENRVHFFFYGEQFIFLTNSSFYSFKNEIYNMHFPMLQEGAKFYLPAVFVLEHLPLHFPREVQLRGKNLKVAKPPDKSIRRIVIDPGHGGKDPGAVGKKGAREKDVNLSVALRLKQLLEKELGVQVLMTRSDDRFVSLSDRTKFANDNRADLFISIHTNASKTRTATGLETFYLATSMNSDTRAVEALENDVVELYEGKGESSKYDDLAFILSDLSQTEHLENSNSLAFLVQRNLVAGARGMDRGVKQANFWVLRGAFMPAILIEMGFISNPAEEALLSNRDYQDRLARTIYEGIKRYKYRYDQTRNA from the coding sequence ATGGCCCTGCTGGCCTCCCTCACCGCCCTGGCGGCCGACATCAGCTTCGTGCTCAATCCCACCAACACCACCAAAAGCATCCCCACTCTCAAGCTGCAACAGCGTGATTACGTTAGTTTTGAGGACATCAACGCCACCATCGGCTCGATCGTCAAAGAGGAGCTCAGCGAAAACCGCGTCCATTTCTTCTTCTACGGCGAGCAGTTCATCTTTCTCACCAATTCATCCTTTTACAGTTTCAAAAACGAGATTTACAACATGCATTTCCCGATGCTTCAGGAGGGCGCGAAATTCTATCTCCCGGCCGTCTTCGTCCTCGAGCATCTCCCCCTCCATTTCCCGCGGGAAGTGCAATTGAGGGGCAAAAACCTCAAGGTCGCCAAGCCGCCGGACAAAAGCATCCGCAGGATCGTCATCGATCCCGGCCATGGCGGCAAAGACCCCGGCGCGGTGGGCAAGAAGGGAGCCCGGGAAAAGGACGTCAACCTCAGCGTCGCCCTCCGCCTCAAACAGCTTCTGGAAAAGGAACTGGGGGTGCAGGTGCTGATGACCCGCTCCGACGACCGCTTCGTCTCCCTCAGCGATCGCACCAAGTTTGCCAACGACAACCGCGCCGACCTCTTCATCTCCATCCACACCAACGCCTCCAAAACCAGGACCGCAACAGGCCTGGAAACCTTCTACCTGGCAACCTCCATGAATTCGGACACCCGCGCGGTCGAGGCCCTCGAAAACGACGTCGTGGAGCTCTATGAAGGCAAGGGCGAAAGCAGCAAATACGACGACCTCGCCTTCATCCTCAGCGATCTCAGCCAGACCGAGCACCTGGAAAACAGCAACAGCTTGGCCTTCCTGGTCCAGCGCAACCTCGTGGCCGGGGCCAGAGGGATGGACCGCGGTGTCAAGCAAGCCAATTTCTGGGTCCTCCGCGGCGCTTTCATGCCCGCCATCCTCATCGAGATGGGCTTCATCTCCAATCCAGCCGAGGAAGCCCTGCTCTCCAACCGCGATTATCAGGATCGCCTGGCCCGCACCATCTATGAAGGCATCAAACGCTATAAATACCGCTACGACCAGACCCGCAACGCCTGA
- a CDS encoding DUF2764 domain-containing protein encodes MRSQYYYFITGLPALSIDDSKSSITLQNFMEEAKTHLTAGDFKLLLLLCLPEDVGDLLRLIYQNESESRPIGECSRAFWQAYIELMKQKAADPSIRLSKDYQAYPDYWHELILGIFSGEELPPFLDSQHRLLEATFAFAAGLRNKFLSGWFEFNREIQNILIAINGRHHKLDFAKHLVGGGELVEKLAKSHAADFGLGKDHELFNDLLRIWEQNNILYRERGYDILRWKWIDNHNFFNYFNIDRILGYYAQLRILSRWLALDPSLGKEVFQDTMDTLSGSFSFPEQFNIKAKKK; translated from the coding sequence ATGCGCAGCCAGTATTACTATTTCATCACGGGTCTGCCGGCCCTCTCGATCGACGACTCCAAGAGCTCGATCACGCTTCAGAACTTCATGGAGGAGGCCAAGACCCACCTCACGGCGGGGGATTTCAAGCTCCTGCTGCTGCTCTGCCTGCCCGAGGACGTGGGCGACCTCCTGCGCCTGATCTACCAGAACGAAAGCGAGAGCCGGCCGATCGGGGAATGTTCGCGCGCTTTCTGGCAAGCCTACATTGAGCTGATGAAACAAAAGGCAGCCGATCCCTCGATCCGCCTCAGCAAAGACTATCAGGCCTATCCGGACTACTGGCACGAGCTGATCCTGGGCATCTTTTCCGGCGAGGAACTGCCCCCCTTCCTGGACAGCCAGCACCGGCTCCTGGAGGCCACTTTCGCCTTCGCCGCGGGGCTGAGGAACAAATTCCTCTCCGGCTGGTTCGAATTCAACCGCGAGATCCAGAACATCCTCATCGCCATCAACGGCCGGCATCATAAGCTGGACTTTGCCAAACACCTCGTCGGCGGCGGAGAATTGGTGGAAAAGCTGGCCAAGAGCCACGCCGCGGACTTCGGGCTGGGCAAGGACCACGAGCTTTTCAACGACCTCCTGCGCATCTGGGAGCAAAACAACATCCTCTACCGCGAACGGGGCTACGACATCCTCCGCTGGAAATGGATCGACAACCATAACTTTTTCAACTATTTCAACATCGACCGGATCCTCGGCTACTACGCCCAACTGCGCATCCTCAGCCGCTGGCTGGCGCTCGATCCCTCCCTCGGCAAGGAGGTCTTCCAGGACACCATGGACACCCTCTCCGGCAGCTTCTCCTTCCCCGAGCAATTCAATATCAAAGCAAAAAAGAAATAG
- a CDS encoding V-type ATP synthase subunit B has protein sequence MAGQAFQKIYTRLTQITKATCAVKATGIGYEELATVSGRLAQVVKIMGDIVTLQIFAGTEGIGTDAEVVFFGRPPVLKVGDQLAGRFFNAYGDPIDGGPEIEGEEVEIGGPSVNPVRRSDPSELIATGIAGIDLNNTLVTGQKIPFFADPDQPFNQVMAIVALRTKADKIILGGMGLSNDDYLYYKHTFENAGVIDKIISFVNTTDDPPVERLLVPDMALAAAEYFAIQKNEAVLVLLTDMTLYCDALSIVSNRMDQIPSKDSMPGSLYSDLAKIYEKAVQFPDGGSITIIAVTTISGGDITHAIPDNTGYITEGQLYLRRDTDIGKVVIDPARSLSRLKTKVMGKKTREDHPQVMSTSVRLNADATNARTKMENGFDLSDYDERSLEFARDYAEQILAIDVNVDTDEMLDITWALFHKHFTREEVAIRNELMEKYWTKA, from the coding sequence ATGGCCGGACAAGCTTTCCAAAAGATCTACACCAGGCTCACCCAGATCACCAAGGCCACCTGCGCCGTCAAGGCCACCGGGATCGGCTATGAGGAACTGGCCACCGTCAGCGGCAGGCTGGCCCAGGTCGTCAAGATCATGGGCGACATCGTCACCCTGCAGATCTTCGCCGGGACAGAGGGCATCGGCACGGACGCCGAGGTCGTGTTCTTCGGGCGCCCGCCCGTCCTCAAGGTCGGCGACCAGCTTGCCGGAAGGTTCTTCAACGCCTATGGCGACCCCATCGACGGCGGCCCTGAAATAGAAGGCGAGGAAGTGGAGATCGGCGGGCCATCCGTTAATCCCGTCCGCCGCAGCGACCCTTCGGAACTTATCGCCACCGGCATCGCCGGCATCGACCTGAACAACACCCTGGTCACCGGCCAGAAGATACCCTTCTTCGCCGATCCGGACCAGCCCTTCAACCAGGTCATGGCAATCGTCGCCCTCCGCACCAAGGCGGACAAGATCATCCTCGGCGGCATGGGGCTCTCCAACGACGACTACCTTTACTACAAGCACACCTTCGAGAACGCCGGCGTGATCGACAAGATCATCTCCTTCGTGAACACCACCGACGATCCGCCCGTGGAACGCCTCCTGGTGCCGGATATGGCCCTGGCCGCCGCGGAATACTTCGCCATCCAGAAGAACGAGGCCGTCCTCGTCCTGCTCACGGACATGACCCTCTATTGCGACGCCCTTTCCATCGTCAGCAACCGCATGGACCAGATCCCCTCCAAGGATTCCATGCCCGGCTCGCTCTATTCGGACCTGGCCAAGATCTATGAGAAGGCCGTGCAATTCCCTGATGGCGGCTCCATCACCATCATCGCCGTCACCACCATCTCCGGCGGCGACATCACCCACGCCATCCCGGACAACACGGGCTACATCACCGAAGGCCAGCTCTACCTGCGGCGCGACACGGACATCGGCAAGGTCGTCATCGACCCCGCCCGCTCTCTTTCCCGCCTCAAGACCAAGGTCATGGGCAAAAAGACCCGCGAGGACCATCCCCAGGTGATGTCCACCTCCGTGCGCCTCAATGCGGACGCCACCAACGCCCGCACCAAGATGGAGAACGGCTTTGACCTCTCGGACTACGACGAGCGCTCTCTGGAATTCGCCCGCGACTATGCCGAACAGATCCTTGCCATCGACGTCAACGTCGACACCGACGAAATGCTCGACATCACCTGGGCCCTCTTCCACAAACACTTCACCCGCGAAGAGGTGGCCATCAGAAACGAACTCATGGAAAAATACTGGACCAAGGCATGA
- a CDS encoding V-type ATP synthase subunit D has translation MTFKFQYNKISQIHLEKQLKIRLKALPTLKNKESALRLEVKRARDKAHELDAKVIAETARLDELMKLWAEFDPGLVSVKSVEVLTRNIAGTKVPVLGEIDFQLADYDLFSAPSWFLDGIEMAKQLATFQIERDFFLRKMKILEHVRKKTTQKVNLYEKVQIPAFEDAILKIKRFMEDEENLSKASQKILKNRLGTEAYA, from the coding sequence ATGACCTTCAAGTTCCAATACAACAAGATCTCCCAGATCCACCTGGAAAAACAGCTCAAGATCAGGCTCAAGGCCCTGCCGACCCTCAAGAACAAGGAATCGGCCCTGCGCCTCGAGGTCAAGCGCGCCCGGGACAAAGCCCACGAGCTGGACGCCAAGGTGATCGCCGAGACCGCCAGACTCGATGAGCTGATGAAGCTCTGGGCGGAATTCGACCCCGGCCTCGTGAGCGTGAAGAGCGTGGAGGTCCTCACCCGCAACATCGCGGGAACCAAGGTCCCCGTCCTCGGCGAGATCGATTTCCAGCTGGCGGACTACGACCTCTTCTCCGCGCCTTCCTGGTTCCTGGACGGGATCGAAATGGCCAAGCAACTGGCCACCTTCCAGATCGAGCGCGACTTCTTCCTCCGCAAGATGAAGATCCTGGAGCACGTGCGCAAGAAGACCACCCAGAAGGTCAACCTCTACGAAAAGGTCCAGATCCCCGCCTTTGAGGACGCCATCCTCAAGATCAAGCGCTTCATGGAGGACGAGGAAAACCTCTCCAAAGCCTCCCAGAAGATACTCAAGAACCGCCTGGGAACGGAGGCCTACGCATGA
- a CDS encoding V-type ATP synthase subunit E: MTDKLQDLLKRVYDEGVDKAKTEAEAILEQANSEAEKIVAQAKAEAEKTLSEAQKKAADLLKNNESDLKMAAQQTLSAVKQKLTDVFLDKAFDASLGKASGDPEFLKKVILETIAAWKESGGLITISENMKGKLEEQFLSSLKGTAEKGLKVEFSPQMKSGFSLAPADGGYKLSFTDEDFASLFKSYLRPRSNQLLFKN; the protein is encoded by the coding sequence ATGACCGACAAGCTGCAAGACCTTTTGAAGCGTGTTTACGACGAGGGCGTGGACAAGGCCAAAACCGAGGCGGAGGCGATCCTGGAGCAGGCCAATTCGGAGGCGGAAAAGATCGTGGCCCAAGCCAAAGCCGAAGCGGAAAAGACGCTTTCCGAGGCCCAAAAGAAGGCCGCGGACCTGCTCAAGAACAACGAATCCGACCTCAAGATGGCCGCCCAGCAAACTTTGAGCGCCGTCAAGCAAAAACTCACCGACGTCTTTCTGGACAAGGCTTTCGACGCCAGCCTGGGCAAAGCTTCCGGCGACCCGGAGTTCCTCAAGAAGGTGATCCTGGAAACAATTGCTGCCTGGAAGGAATCCGGAGGTTTGATCACCATCTCGGAAAACATGAAGGGCAAGCTCGAAGAGCAGTTCCTGAGCAGCCTCAAAGGCACGGCGGAGAAAGGCCTCAAGGTGGAATTCTCGCCCCAGATGAAGAGCGGTTTTTCCCTCGCCCCGGCCGACGGCGGCTATAAGCTCAGCTTCACAGACGAGGACTTCGCCAGCCTCTTCAAATCATACCTCAGGCCCCGCAGCAACCAGCTCCTCTTCAAGAACTGA
- a CDS encoding radical SAM protein — protein sequence MSREYSELKDCRVCPQACGVDRYRETGFCGAGHRLKVNLVQLHHGEEPVLSGTRGSGTIFLSHCNLHCVFCQNHTISQGGWGNHITEEDCAETMLELQTAGAHNVNLVSPTHFTPQLAEAIRIAKAKGLAIPIVWNSNAYESVPSLQSLAGLVDIYLPDFKYAHAAYALKYSSARDYPEVALLALKEMYAQVGDLETDADGNATKGVLIRHLVLPNGLAGTRAALNLLFDNYGTNVSLSLMAQYYPAARAANYPELDRGLRPDEYQQALDQASNLSFKRVFTQQLSCSSEWTPDFTPPGEPSSPTTVNFRGKQNHA from the coding sequence ATGAGCAGGGAATACAGCGAACTAAAGGATTGCCGCGTCTGCCCCCAGGCCTGCGGAGTGGACCGCTATCGGGAAACGGGGTTCTGCGGCGCGGGACATCGCCTCAAGGTCAACCTGGTCCAGCTCCATCACGGCGAGGAGCCTGTCCTGAGCGGAACCCGGGGCAGCGGAACGATCTTCCTCTCCCATTGCAACCTGCACTGCGTCTTTTGCCAGAACCACACCATCTCCCAGGGAGGCTGGGGAAACCACATCACGGAAGAGGATTGCGCGGAGACAATGCTCGAGCTCCAGACCGCGGGAGCCCACAACGTCAACCTGGTCTCCCCCACCCACTTCACGCCCCAACTGGCGGAAGCGATCCGGATCGCCAAAGCAAAGGGCCTGGCCATCCCCATCGTCTGGAACAGCAACGCCTATGAGTCCGTGCCCAGCCTCCAAAGCCTGGCCGGGCTGGTGGACATCTATCTGCCGGATTTCAAATACGCCCACGCCGCCTATGCCCTCAAATACTCCTCCGCCCGGGATTATCCCGAAGTCGCCCTCCTGGCCCTCAAGGAAATGTACGCCCAGGTTGGCGATCTGGAAACCGACGCAGATGGCAACGCCACCAAGGGCGTCCTCATCCGCCATCTGGTCCTTCCCAACGGACTGGCCGGAACCCGAGCAGCCCTGAACCTGCTTTTCGACAACTATGGGACCAATGTCTCCCTCAGCCTCATGGCCCAATACTATCCCGCCGCAAGGGCCGCCAATTATCCCGAACTGGACCGCGGCCTGAGGCCGGATGAATACCAACAGGCCCTCGACCAGGCGTCAAACCTCAGTTTCAAGAGGGTCTTCACCCAGCAGCTGAGCTGCTCATCCGAGTGGACACCGGATTTCACCCCTCCGGGCGAACCGTCCTCTCCCACCACCGTCAATTTCCGGGGAAAACAAAACCATGCCTAA
- a CDS encoding phosphate/phosphite/phosphonate ABC transporter substrate-binding protein has product MNLKSIFLSMIALALLLGSCMSEKDRLAKANLDLGSKKNPIKMYFVPSMEASTVVTSGEAIADYLEKETGYRFKVAVPTSYAAVIEAIGTFQADVAWLPTFAYVLAQEKYSAEVKFMTIRNGLDKYRGQFVARSDSGIDSLAHIAGKVIAYTDAASASGYIYPSAILKLQGVEPGRYTFAGGHPQSITAVYNGTADVGCTYWSPPDASGKPKDAREKLLETYPDVFDKIKIVAFTDWIPNDTVTFRRALPPQIEASLIAALAKFSQSDDGQEVLRALYDIDGLSPATDADYDVVRHTLGTLGMDPQEMLD; this is encoded by the coding sequence ATGAACCTGAAAAGTATATTCCTGTCAATGATCGCCCTGGCCTTGCTGCTCGGCTCTTGCATGAGCGAGAAGGACAGGCTGGCCAAGGCCAACCTGGACCTCGGTTCCAAGAAGAATCCCATCAAGATGTATTTCGTGCCTTCCATGGAGGCCTCCACCGTGGTCACCAGCGGCGAGGCCATTGCCGACTATCTGGAAAAGGAGACCGGCTACCGCTTCAAGGTCGCCGTTCCCACCAGCTACGCCGCCGTGATCGAGGCGATCGGCACTTTCCAGGCGGACGTGGCCTGGCTGCCCACCTTCGCCTACGTCCTGGCCCAGGAAAAATACTCTGCCGAGGTGAAGTTCATGACCATCCGCAACGGCCTGGACAAATACCGCGGCCAGTTCGTGGCCAGGAGCGACAGCGGGATCGACAGCCTCGCGCATATCGCCGGAAAGGTCATCGCCTACACCGATGCCGCCTCCGCCTCCGGCTATATCTATCCTTCCGCCATCCTCAAACTGCAGGGCGTCGAACCGGGGCGCTACACCTTCGCCGGAGGCCATCCCCAGTCCATCACCGCCGTCTACAACGGAACCGCGGATGTCGGCTGCACCTACTGGTCCCCGCCCGACGCTTCCGGCAAGCCCAAGGACGCCCGCGAAAAGCTGCTCGAGACCTATCCAGACGTCTTTGACAAGATCAAGATCGTCGCCTTCACAGATTGGATCCCCAACGACACCGTCACTTTCCGCCGCGCCCTGCCGCCCCAGATCGAGGCCAGCCTGATCGCGGCGCTCGCCAAGTTTTCCCAGAGCGACGACGGCCAGGAGGTCCTCCGCGCCCTCTACGACATCGACGGCCTCAGCCCCGCCACTGACGCGGATTACGACGTCGTGCGCCACACCCTCGGGACCCTCGGCATGGATCCCCAGGAGATGCTCGATTAG
- a CDS encoding DUF512 domain-containing protein yields the protein MPLLIAEVQPRSLAAKAGIEARDTILSINSMPVNDFFDLEYYANDYQLDFELRDTQGQPKSATVLRQSSKALGIGPEPHTVSRCRNNCIFCFIDQMPPKLRPSLYLKDDDYLYSYVFGNYITLNNLNPAEIKRIAGQHISPLYISVHTTDPALRGKLMRGLNQPDVLATLRELAGSGIDYHLQIVCVPGYNDGGKLRETLRDLSDGSLSTLSVGVVPVGLTRFREGLTPLRPFDENLARETVAIIEEFRIQNENVYAADELFVLAGLSIPGPEYYGDFPQLENGIGMLRLMQMNFQRRKRALAKELDKAAAPFLMLTSRLAFGTVAAIAEDLNGRLNKSQLRVQALRNDFFGEHISVSGLLTASDILSQHTAATNEGIILPSSIFNHEGVTLDDVSQVELKAKLQRPLLLIDQFCEDWEWL from the coding sequence ATGCCGCTCTTGATCGCTGAAGTCCAGCCCCGCAGCCTCGCCGCCAAGGCAGGCATCGAGGCCCGCGACACCATCCTGAGCATAAACTCGATGCCGGTGAATGACTTCTTCGACCTCGAATACTACGCCAACGACTATCAGCTCGATTTTGAGCTCAGGGACACCCAGGGCCAGCCCAAATCCGCCACCGTCCTCAGGCAAAGCAGCAAAGCCCTCGGGATCGGGCCCGAGCCCCACACCGTCTCCCGCTGCCGCAACAACTGCATCTTCTGCTTCATCGACCAGATGCCCCCCAAACTCCGCCCCAGCCTCTATCTCAAAGACGACGACTACCTCTATTCCTACGTCTTCGGAAACTACATCACCCTCAACAACCTCAATCCCGCGGAGATCAAGCGCATCGCCGGCCAACACATCAGCCCCCTCTACATCTCAGTCCACACCACCGATCCCGCCCTCCGCGGAAAGCTGATGCGCGGGCTCAACCAGCCGGACGTCCTCGCCACCCTGCGCGAACTGGCCGGATCCGGCATTGACTACCACCTCCAGATCGTCTGCGTGCCTGGCTACAACGACGGCGGCAAGCTGCGCGAAACCCTGCGCGACCTCTCAGACGGCTCCCTTTCCACCCTGTCCGTCGGAGTCGTTCCCGTCGGCCTCACCCGCTTCCGCGAAGGCCTCACCCCCCTGCGCCCCTTCGATGAAAATCTGGCCCGCGAAACGGTCGCCATCATCGAGGAATTCCGCATCCAGAACGAGAACGTCTATGCCGCGGACGAGCTCTTCGTCCTTGCTGGCCTTTCCATCCCCGGCCCCGAGTACTACGGCGATTTTCCCCAGCTTGAGAACGGCATCGGCATGCTCAGGCTGATGCAGATGAATTTCCAGAGGCGGAAACGCGCCCTCGCCAAGGAGCTGGACAAAGCCGCCGCGCCTTTCCTGATGCTCACTTCACGCCTCGCTTTCGGCACCGTCGCCGCCATCGCCGAGGACCTCAACGGCCGCCTGAACAAGAGCCAGCTTCGCGTCCAGGCTCTGCGCAACGACTTCTTCGGCGAGCACATCAGCGTCAGCGGCCTCCTCACCGCTTCCGACATCCTCAGCCAGCACACCGCAGCCACCAATGAGGGGATCATCCTTCCCTCCAGCATTTTCAACCACGAGGGTGTCACCTTGGACGATGTTTCCCAGGTCGAGCTCAAAGCCAAACTCCAGCGCCCCCTCCTGCTCATCGACCAGTTTTGCGAGGATTGGGAATGGCTCTGA
- the phnC gene encoding phosphonate ABC transporter ATP-binding protein — protein MAPQLQIRDLRKSYDGKIWALDGISFDVSKGDFVILLGLSGSGKSTLLRCVNRLVEPNYGDVLYEGSSVLALSGHQLRRYRCHIAMVFQQFNLVKNLTVLTNVLSGRLGSHGLMARFTPEELDQAHKNLKRVGLEDYARRQVKNLSGGQQQRVAIARALMQNPAVILADEPVASLDPATADSIMQYLAQINSEGITVLCSLHFLSLARRYGNRVIALKDGLKVYEGLPIDIDKARFKQIYGQDAEEI, from the coding sequence ATGGCGCCCCAACTCCAGATCAGGGACCTGCGCAAGAGCTACGACGGCAAGATCTGGGCCCTGGACGGCATCTCCTTCGATGTTTCCAAGGGGGATTTTGTCATCCTCCTCGGCCTCTCCGGCAGCGGGAAATCCACCCTCCTGCGCTGCGTCAACCGCCTCGTGGAGCCCAATTACGGCGATGTCCTCTACGAAGGATCCTCCGTCCTGGCCCTCAGCGGCCACCAGCTCCGCCGTTACCGCTGCCACATCGCCATGGTCTTCCAGCAATTCAACCTGGTCAAAAACCTCACCGTGCTCACCAACGTCCTCAGCGGCCGCCTCGGCTCCCACGGCCTGATGGCCAGATTCACCCCCGAGGAGCTGGATCAGGCCCATAAAAACCTCAAACGGGTCGGATTGGAGGACTACGCCCGCCGCCAGGTTAAAAACCTCTCCGGAGGCCAGCAGCAGCGCGTTGCCATCGCCCGCGCCCTGATGCAAAACCCCGCCGTGATCCTCGCCGACGAGCCCGTGGCCAGCCTCGATCCCGCCACCGCCGATTCGATCATGCAATACCTCGCACAGATCAATTCCGAGGGCATCACCGTCCTCTGCTCGCTCCATTTCCTCTCCCTCGCCCGCCGCTACGGAAACCGCGTGATCGCCCTCAAGGACGGCCTCAAGGTCTACGAAGGCCTCCCCATCGACATCGACAAAGCCCGCTTTAAACAGATCTACGGGCAGGACGCCGAAGAGATATAG
- a CDS encoding V-type ATP synthase subunit A, which produces MTTGTVKGIISNLVHVEVDGPVSQNEICYIDHHGVRLMAEVIKITGNIAYTQVFESTRGLMPGSKAEFTERMLEVKLGPGMLSKNYDGLQDDLNKMEGLFLKRGEYTDPLDEDSVWDFKPLAKAGDSLQAGDWLGSVQENWIDHKIMVPFKLEGKYSLKSIVPEGQYKLTDTVATLSDEEGKDLELNMIQYWPVKLPIRAYDNKPRPFKMMETGVRTIDTLNPIAEGGTGFTPGPFGTGKTVLQHSISQNAEADLIIVAACGERANEVVELFTEFPELDDPRTGRKLIERTIIICNTSNMPVAAREASVYTAMTIAEYYRSMGLKVLLLADSTSRWAQALREMSNRMEELPGPDAFPMDLPAIISNFYSRAGYVYLNNGTAGSITFIGAVSPAGGNLKEPVTESTKKAARCFYSLSQERADSKRYPAVDPIDSYSKYLEYDEVREYLDNNIAPGWVDSVTQAKDILLRGKEAKDQINILGDDGVPLDYHSRFWRSELVDRIILVQDGFDDVDKSTPMKRQAYMLKLVLKVCDTDLAFENYEELQPYYSRLINFLRQMNYQPFESAEFKKYEAELDKALEERRVK; this is translated from the coding sequence ATGACCACAGGCACTGTGAAAGGAATAATCAGCAACCTGGTCCACGTGGAGGTGGACGGGCCGGTCTCCCAAAACGAGATCTGCTACATCGACCACCACGGCGTCAGGCTGATGGCCGAAGTGATCAAAATTACGGGCAACATTGCCTACACCCAGGTGTTTGAAAGCACCCGCGGCCTGATGCCGGGCAGCAAGGCGGAATTCACCGAGCGGATGCTGGAGGTGAAACTGGGGCCGGGCATGCTCTCCAAGAACTATGACGGGCTCCAGGACGACCTGAACAAGATGGAAGGCCTCTTCCTCAAACGCGGGGAATACACCGATCCGCTGGACGAGGACAGCGTCTGGGACTTCAAGCCCCTGGCCAAGGCCGGCGACAGCCTCCAGGCGGGCGATTGGCTGGGCTCTGTCCAGGAAAACTGGATCGACCACAAGATCATGGTCCCCTTCAAGCTGGAAGGGAAATACAGCCTCAAATCCATAGTCCCCGAAGGCCAGTACAAGCTCACGGATACCGTCGCCACCCTCAGCGACGAGGAAGGCAAGGACCTTGAGCTGAACATGATCCAATACTGGCCGGTCAAGCTCCCCATCCGCGCCTATGACAACAAGCCGAGGCCCTTCAAGATGATGGAGACCGGGGTGCGCACCATCGACACCCTCAACCCCATCGCCGAGGGCGGCACGGGCTTCACACCCGGGCCCTTCGGAACGGGCAAGACCGTGCTCCAGCACAGCATCTCCCAAAACGCCGAGGCGGACCTGATCATCGTGGCCGCCTGCGGCGAACGCGCCAACGAGGTCGTCGAGCTGTTCACCGAATTCCCGGAACTGGACGATCCCCGCACCGGCCGCAAGCTGATCGAGCGCACCATCATCATCTGCAACACCTCAAACATGCCCGTGGCGGCGCGCGAGGCCTCGGTCTACACCGCCATGACCATCGCCGAATACTATCGCTCAATGGGGCTGAAAGTCTTGCTCCTGGCGGATTCCACCTCCCGCTGGGCCCAGGCCCTCCGCGAGATGAGCAACCGCATGGAAGAGCTCCCCGGCCCGGACGCCTTTCCCATGGACCTTCCCGCCATCATTTCCAACTTCTATTCCCGCGCCGGCTACGTCTACCTCAATAACGGCACTGCCGGCTCCATAACCTTCATCGGCGCGGTCTCGCCCGCCGGCGGAAACCTCAAGGAACCGGTGACCGAATCCACCAAAAAGGCCGCCCGCTGCTTCTACTCCCTCTCCCAGGAACGGGCGGACAGCAAGCGCTATCCGGCAGTTGACCCCATCGATTCCTATTCCAAATACCTCGAATACGACGAGGTGCGGGAATATCTGGACAACAACATCGCCCCCGGCTGGGTGGACAGCGTGACCCAGGCCAAGGATATCCTCCTGCGCGGCAAGGAAGCCAAGGACCAGATCAACATCCTCGGCGACGACGGGGTGCCCCTGGACTACCATTCCCGCTTCTGGAGAAGCGAGCTGGTGGACCGGATCATCCTGGTCCAGGACGGCTTCGACGATGTGGACAAATCCACCCCCATGAAGCGCCAGGCCTACATGCTCAAGCTGGTCCTCAAGGTCTGCGACACCGACCTGGCCTTCGAGAACTATGAGGAGCTCCAGCCCTATTATTCCCGGCTGATAAACTTTCTCCGCCAGATGAACTACCAGCCCTTCGAAAGCGCTGAATTCAAGAAATACGAGGCCGAACTGGACAAGGCCCTGGAAGAAAGGAGGGTGAAATAA